A region from the Mucilaginibacter sp. CSA2-8R genome encodes:
- a CDS encoding AarF/UbiB family protein yields MSEDKAKEQNSIPTSKVERSARFVKTGFKVGGNYIKHYSKKLFNPDLDRTELNEDNAADIYESLSELKGSALKVAQMLSMDKNILPKAYTDKFSQSQYNAPPLSGPLIVQTFKKYFGKTPEQIYDKFELRSNNAASIGQVHQAELNGEKLAVKIQYPGVGDSISSDLKLVKPFAFRLLGMSEKELEVYMREVEERLLEETDYELEVRRSIEISKACSAVLQHTIFPRYYPALSSKRIITMSWIEGKHLKEFLQTNPSQELRNQIGQALWDFYNYQQHELRAVHADPHPGNFLITSQGQLGIIDFGCIKEMPEDFYYPFFSLTSTNLLDNKEETIKAFRKLEMILPNDTPQQIEFFYRMYHQMISLFAKPYMSASFDFGETAFFDELYGFGEQISRMPEFKQARGVKHFIYVNRTNFGLYNILHELKAQVKTNTYKPHVQLTY; encoded by the coding sequence ATGAGTGAAGATAAAGCGAAGGAGCAAAACAGTATACCTACCAGCAAAGTAGAAAGGTCGGCCCGGTTTGTAAAAACCGGTTTTAAAGTAGGCGGCAATTACATTAAGCATTATTCGAAAAAGCTATTTAACCCGGATTTAGATCGTACTGAACTTAATGAGGATAATGCCGCTGATATTTACGAATCGTTAAGTGAACTGAAGGGCAGTGCTTTAAAAGTAGCACAAATGCTGAGTATGGATAAAAACATCCTGCCTAAAGCTTATACAGACAAGTTTTCTCAATCGCAGTATAATGCACCGCCCCTTTCCGGGCCACTCATCGTTCAAACCTTCAAAAAGTATTTTGGCAAAACGCCCGAGCAGATCTATGATAAGTTTGAACTGCGCTCTAACAATGCAGCATCTATTGGGCAGGTACACCAAGCCGAATTAAACGGTGAAAAACTTGCCGTTAAAATACAATACCCAGGTGTAGGTGATTCGATATCATCGGATTTAAAGCTGGTTAAGCCGTTTGCCTTTCGCTTATTAGGCATGAGCGAGAAAGAATTGGAAGTTTATATGCGGGAGGTTGAAGAACGCCTGCTGGAAGAAACGGATTATGAGCTGGAGGTGCGCCGTTCGATTGAAATATCGAAAGCCTGTTCTGCTGTTTTGCAGCACACTATTTTTCCGCGATATTACCCGGCTCTGTCCAGCAAGCGTATTATTACTATGAGCTGGATAGAGGGCAAACACCTTAAAGAGTTTTTACAAACCAACCCCAGCCAGGAACTGCGCAACCAAATCGGCCAGGCTTTATGGGATTTTTATAACTATCAGCAACACGAACTACGCGCCGTTCATGCCGACCCGCATCCGGGCAACTTCTTGATTACATCTCAGGGACAGTTGGGTATCATTGATTTTGGATGTATTAAAGAAATGCCCGAAGATTTTTATTATCCTTTTTTCTCGCTAACGTCAACCAACCTGTTAGATAATAAGGAAGAAACTATTAAGGCATTCAGAAAGCTTGAAATGATTTTGCCTAATGATACCCCGCAGCAGATCGAATTTTTCTACCGTATGTATCATCAAATGATTTCGTTATTTGCCAAACCGTATATGAGCGCATCATTTGATTTTGGCGAAACAGCATTTTTTGACGAGTTATACGGCTTTGGCGAACAGATTTCGCGCATGCCCGAATTTAAACAGGCCCGTGGTGTTAAGCATTTTATTTACGTAAACCGAACTAATTTTGGCTTATACAATATATTGCACGAATTAAAAGCTCAGGTAAAAACAAATACTTACAAACCTCATGTACAGTTAACCTATTAA
- a CDS encoding NAD(P)H-binding protein, with protein sequence MKILLTGANGYIGTRLIPGLLQQGHEVVCMVRDPRLFEKQSPYFNQVTTIAGDLLRSRSIQELPADIDAAYYLVNALPQTSGFAGLEALSAENFVQAIDQTNCKQIISLSEIDDHLGNAGLSRQHVEDILRQSDSALTILKSTMIVGTGSIALELMDGLTKKSPIIIATTWAKAQEQPISTQNVIDYLVGCLHNEDTFNSEFHISGPEILTFKHMLLLYGDVCRQRKVKVVTVPQVSSALSSYWLNYLTPISYSHAKTLVENLKFDLVSRDDAIEKLIPLKLQTLKEALETAMQADVAKN encoded by the coding sequence ATGAAGATATTGTTGACAGGTGCGAATGGTTACATAGGAACACGACTAATTCCGGGCTTGCTGCAACAAGGGCACGAGGTGGTATGCATGGTACGAGATCCAAGGCTTTTTGAAAAGCAAAGTCCGTATTTTAACCAGGTCACTACCATAGCCGGAGATTTATTACGGTCGCGCAGTATACAAGAACTACCCGCTGATATAGATGCTGCTTACTACTTAGTTAACGCCTTGCCGCAAACCTCTGGATTTGCCGGGTTAGAAGCGCTATCGGCCGAAAACTTTGTACAAGCTATTGATCAAACAAACTGCAAGCAAATTATATCCTTAAGCGAAATTGACGATCATTTAGGCAATGCAGGTTTGTCGCGCCAGCACGTAGAGGACATTTTGCGCCAGAGTGACTCTGCCCTTACCATTTTGAAGTCGACCATGATTGTGGGCACCGGCAGTATTGCTTTAGAATTGATGGATGGCTTAACTAAAAAGTCGCCTATTATTATAGCCACAACTTGGGCTAAAGCACAAGAGCAACCTATATCCACTCAAAACGTTATTGATTACCTTGTAGGTTGCCTGCATAACGAAGATACCTTTAACAGCGAGTTTCATATAAGCGGGCCGGAAATATTAACGTTTAAACATATGCTGCTCTTATACGGCGATGTTTGCCGGCAGCGTAAAGTAAAGGTTGTTACTGTACCTCAGGTATCATCAGCCTTGTCTTCATACTGGCTCAATTATCTTACGCCTATCAGTTACTCCCACGCTAAAACGTTAGTCGAAAATTTGAAGTTCGACTTGGTATCGCGTGATGATGCCATCGAAAAACTGATTCCATTAAAACTGCAGACGTTAAAAGAGGCTTTAGAAACTGCTATGCAGGCAGACGTTGCTAAAAACTAA
- a CDS encoding TIGR01777 family oxidoreductase, producing MPNHHVLITGGTGLIGKPLTEALLAKGYQVSHLSRKPGSNPKVKTFLWDVPKQQIDPACINGVDTVVHLAGAGIADKHWTAKRKQELIESRTQSIKLIYNLLHKDPNHQVKQVISASATGYYSNRGNELLTEGSVPLHDFLSTCCIEWEQAVDEAKQLSLPVTKFRTGVVLTTGGGALPPLALPVKFGLGTVLGNGEQYIPWIHLQDAVNMYLQAIDNQLPPDVYNMVAPNPVTNQQLTKAVAKQLHRPLWLPNVPAAVLKLIFGEMSLVVLGSTRVSAQKIQSCGFQFKYPVLEDALSNIYG from the coding sequence ATGCCCAATCATCACGTACTTATTACCGGCGGAACCGGACTTATTGGCAAACCATTAACAGAGGCATTGCTGGCTAAAGGTTACCAGGTAAGCCACCTGAGCCGCAAGCCAGGCAGCAACCCAAAGGTTAAAACTTTTTTGTGGGATGTGCCCAAGCAACAAATAGACCCAGCATGTATTAATGGTGTGGATACCGTTGTGCATCTGGCCGGTGCAGGAATTGCCGACAAACACTGGACGGCCAAACGGAAACAAGAACTCATTGAAAGCCGTACACAATCCATTAAATTAATTTATAACTTACTACATAAAGACCCTAACCATCAGGTAAAACAAGTAATTTCGGCATCGGCAACCGGGTATTACAGCAATCGTGGAAACGAGTTGCTTACTGAAGGCAGCGTACCCCTGCACGACTTTTTGTCTACCTGCTGTATTGAATGGGAACAAGCTGTTGATGAGGCTAAACAATTGAGCTTACCTGTTACCAAATTTAGGACTGGCGTGGTACTTACCACCGGCGGCGGTGCGCTCCCGCCACTGGCGTTACCTGTAAAATTCGGTTTAGGTACGGTACTAGGTAATGGTGAACAATACATACCCTGGATACATCTGCAAGATGCGGTTAATATGTACCTGCAAGCTATAGATAACCAATTACCGCCCGATGTATATAATATGGTAGCGCCAAACCCGGTAACTAACCAGCAGCTTACCAAAGCTGTAGCCAAGCAGTTGCATCGCCCTTTGTGGTTGCCTAATGTTCCGGCTGCGGTGCTTAAACTTATATTTGGCGAAATGAGTTTGGTAGTGCTGGGCAGCACACGTGTATCAGCGCAAAAAATACAAAGCTGCGGCTTTCAATTTAAATACCCCGTTCTCGAAGATGCTTTAAGTAACATTTATGGATAA
- a CDS encoding deoxyribodipyrimidine photo-lyase — translation MDKPATTIFWLRRDLRLHDNAGLYHALKSNNPVLCLFIFDKDILDKLEDRDDARVTFIYQTIQKLREELHKHHSSLLIKYDKPIHAFKEILNEYNIAEVYTNHDYEPYAKERDIAICEMLQKQGISFKTYKDQIIFERDEVVKDNKEPYTVFTPYKKRWLKTVKDFYLKAYPTEKYFKNLFETKELPDVTLKQMNFTESETQFPEMEYDHIIDDYAKNRDIPSKKGTSHIGLHLRFGTVSIRDAARTAFDREPTWLGELIWREFYMMALDHFPNTANHAYRPAFDRIAWRNDENEFKAWCEGKTGYPLVDAGMRELNATGFMHNRVRMVTASFLVKHLLIDWRWGEHYFGRKLLDYEASTNIGSWQWVAGSGTDVMPYFRIFNPEAQQKKFDPKMEYIKKWVPEFGTDQYPEPIIENRTGKERALKAFRAAVAK, via the coding sequence ATGGATAAACCTGCTACCACCATATTTTGGCTCAGGCGCGACCTGAGGTTACACGATAATGCCGGCCTGTATCATGCTTTAAAAAGTAACAACCCTGTACTGTGCCTTTTTATTTTTGATAAAGATATATTAGATAAACTTGAAGACCGGGATGATGCCCGTGTTACCTTTATTTATCAAACAATCCAAAAATTACGCGAAGAACTTCACAAGCACCACAGCAGCCTGCTTATTAAATATGATAAGCCAATACATGCCTTCAAAGAAATTTTAAATGAGTATAACATAGCCGAAGTTTATACCAACCACGACTACGAACCATACGCCAAAGAACGTGATATTGCTATTTGCGAGATGCTGCAAAAACAGGGTATTTCTTTTAAAACTTATAAAGACCAGATTATTTTTGAGCGAGACGAGGTAGTAAAAGATAACAAGGAGCCATATACTGTATTTACGCCTTATAAAAAAAGATGGCTTAAAACGGTTAAAGACTTTTACCTAAAAGCATACCCTACCGAAAAGTATTTTAAGAACTTGTTTGAAACTAAAGAACTTCCGGATGTTACTTTAAAACAGATGAATTTTACGGAAAGCGAGACACAGTTTCCGGAAATGGAGTATGACCATATTATAGACGATTATGCTAAAAATCGAGACATTCCTTCAAAAAAGGGCACGTCGCATATTGGCTTGCACCTGCGGTTTGGCACAGTGAGCATCCGCGATGCGGCCCGTACAGCATTTGATCGTGAACCAACTTGGCTGGGCGAGTTAATATGGCGCGAATTTTATATGATGGCGTTAGACCATTTCCCTAATACTGCCAACCATGCTTATCGCCCTGCTTTTGACCGCATTGCCTGGCGAAACGACGAAAATGAGTTTAAGGCCTGGTGCGAGGGTAAAACCGGTTACCCACTGGTAGATGCTGGTATGCGGGAGCTTAATGCTACAGGCTTTATGCATAACCGGGTGCGTATGGTTACCGCCAGTTTTTTAGTGAAACACTTACTAATTGACTGGCGCTGGGGCGAGCATTATTTTGGCCGTAAGCTTTTAGATTATGAGGCATCAACCAACATAGGCAGTTGGCAATGGGTAGCCGGCTCTGGTACGGATGTGATGCCTTACTTTAGGATTTTTAACCCTGAAGCACAGCAAAAAAAGTTTGACCCCAAAATGGAATACATAAAAAAATGGGTTCCGGAATTTGGTACAGACCAGTATCCGGAGCCCATCATCGAAAATAGAACCGGCAAGGAGCGTGCCCTAAAAGCTTTTAGGGCTGCCGTTGCCAAGTAG
- a CDS encoding FKBP-type peptidyl-prolyl cis-trans isomerase gives MASCRKSGNDVDIKTYDTNQIKDYIAANGLSAMKRDTVGGDTSGIYYQITRPGHGAALNYDTRISFSYTIKSLDGRYAVTDTITARSYNAVGLIAPKGLMMVIHDVVKNKGTSARFLIPSRLGYGVSGSGVGTSRLPGNASLDYTVNILDNDNTAAMAAYDDLSIRNYCAANNINISSYTKKASGLYIRVTQAGTGTTAVTSTSTVNVQYLGYLLNNNVFGQYDDQSSTNVGTALNMPDLVAGFQEGLLGLTGGAKVDLLIPSNLAYGSLVRNTTNAAGQTVVSIPTYSCLRYGINLVSVTN, from the coding sequence ATGGCATCGTGCCGCAAAAGTGGCAATGATGTTGATATCAAAACATATGATACCAATCAGATTAAGGATTATATTGCAGCTAATGGCTTATCGGCCATGAAACGCGATACCGTTGGTGGTGACACATCAGGCATATATTATCAAATTACCCGGCCGGGCCATGGCGCTGCATTAAATTACGATACCCGTATTTCTTTTTCGTATACTATTAAATCGTTAGACGGCAGATATGCAGTTACAGATACCATTACCGCACGCAGTTACAATGCAGTTGGATTAATTGCACCAAAAGGCTTAATGATGGTGATACATGACGTTGTGAAAAATAAGGGCACTTCGGCCCGTTTCCTGATCCCTTCTCGTTTAGGCTATGGTGTAAGCGGTAGTGGCGTCGGCACCAGTCGCTTACCGGGCAATGCAAGCTTAGATTATACCGTTAATATTTTAGATAACGATAATACCGCTGCTATGGCTGCTTATGATGATTTGTCTATTCGCAATTATTGCGCGGCTAATAATATCAATATCAGTTCATATACTAAAAAGGCCTCTGGTTTATATATCAGAGTTACCCAAGCCGGTACTGGTACTACCGCGGTTACTTCCACCTCAACCGTTAATGTGCAGTATTTGGGCTATTTGCTAAATAACAATGTATTTGGTCAGTATGATGACCAAAGCAGCACCAATGTAGGCACTGCCCTGAATATGCCTGACTTAGTTGCCGGTTTTCAGGAGGGTTTGTTAGGCCTTACAGGAGGTGCTAAGGTTGATTTGTTGATTCCGTCAAACCTGGCTTACGGTTCGTTGGTAAGAAACACCACGAATGCTGCAGGGCAAACGGTTGTTTCTATACCAACTTATAGTTGCTTACGCTATGGCATTAACTTAGTTAGCGTAACCAATTAA
- a CDS encoding FKBP-type peptidyl-prolyl cis-trans isomerase — protein sequence MNRLLLFCCCAILFTACKKVSDPAVINNDQRTIDENIINQYITENKLTVVNPGDSSGVRAIVVKQGPISTLYSLSSSVTVGYTGKQLTSGKIFAQTDSIHPSFKLGEALSGWKIGILKGQVNKGGIIRLIIPSRHGYGPYAQPGLGLPANAILDFTIEIFDVTN from the coding sequence ATGAACAGATTATTATTGTTTTGCTGCTGCGCAATCCTTTTTACTGCTTGTAAAAAGGTAAGTGACCCGGCAGTTATCAATAATGATCAAAGAACCATTGATGAAAACATAATAAATCAATATATCACTGAAAATAAGCTAACTGTGGTAAATCCCGGCGATTCATCTGGTGTTAGAGCTATTGTTGTTAAACAAGGGCCGATAAGTACCTTATATAGCCTGTCGAGCAGCGTGACAGTGGGATATACCGGTAAGCAATTAACTTCCGGAAAAATATTTGCACAAACGGACAGTATACATCCTTCTTTCAAACTGGGTGAAGCATTGTCGGGCTGGAAAATTGGAATTTTAAAAGGACAGGTAAACAAGGGAGGAATCATCAGACTGATTATCCCGTCGAGACATGGGTACGGGCCGTATGCACAGCCGGGTTTAGGCTTGCCTGCTAATGCCATCCTTGATTTTACCATCGAAATATTTGATGTAACGAACTAA
- a CDS encoding MarR family transcriptional regulator: MKHQHETIDYLLKIVWQNMANRYNQLVADFGITQSIGYVLINIDEKEGTTVSQVAALLGLKSTSLSRMLSQLEKMGLIYRQSNAGDKRSVKIYLTDLGKQKRQMARNIVKQFNAYLNDHINDKEKQHLTNALKKINQLTLDYNPEQSV, translated from the coding sequence GTGAAACATCAGCACGAAACTATTGATTACTTGCTAAAAATTGTTTGGCAAAATATGGCTAACCGCTATAACCAGTTGGTTGCCGATTTTGGCATTACGCAATCTATCGGCTACGTACTAATTAATATCGACGAAAAAGAAGGCACAACGGTTTCGCAGGTGGCAGCTTTGTTGGGTTTAAAATCAACCAGCTTATCACGTATGTTAAGTCAGCTCGAAAAAATGGGTCTAATTTACCGGCAGTCTAACGCCGGCGATAAACGTTCTGTTAAGATATACCTCACCGATTTGGGTAAGCAAAAGCGGCAAATGGCCCGTAACATTGTTAAACAATTTAATGCTTATTTAAACGATCACATCAACGACAAGGAAAAACAGCACCTAACCAACGCGCTTAAAAAAATAAATCAGCTTACGTTAGATTATAATCCCGAACAAAGCGTTTAG
- the ggt gene encoding gamma-glutamyltransferase, producing the protein MAVQPFNVLKAQQADGTYAQGMVVCAYPDAAQAGLKILKKGGNAVDAAVAVQFALAVTLPQAGNIGGGGFMVYRSAKGQAATLDFREKAPAKATESMYLDASGNVIPNKSLYTHQAAGIPGSVDGMVQAHQKYGKLSWAVLVQPAIDLARKGFKVTEHLANDLNHNQADFSRLNSARTNYFAKATPWKAGDVLILEDLAKTLTLIRDKGRAGFYEGAVAAQITDEMKAGQGLISQADLNNYHSVWRKPVIGKYKQFRVITMPPPSSGGIALLQLLHSVESYPLSRWGHNQDSTVQLITEAERRVYADRSKYLGDPDFYKVPVDSLLNPAYITGRMANFNWAQATPSSSIKPGSFAGYESDQTTHYSIVDAQGNAVSITTTLNGSFGNKIFVKGAGFLLNNEMDDFSSKPGVPNMYGLVGGKANSIQPGKRMLSSMTPTILEKNGKLFMVVGTPGGSTIITSVFQTILNVVEFNQDAQQAVSAKRFHHQWLPDEIQTENNALNDTVINKLQQKGYKIISRGNIGRVDAIVVTPKGLSGGADPRGDDTKAGW; encoded by the coding sequence TTGGCTGTTCAGCCGTTCAATGTACTTAAGGCACAGCAGGCAGATGGTACCTATGCCCAGGGAATGGTGGTATGTGCATACCCTGATGCTGCACAGGCCGGTTTAAAAATATTAAAAAAAGGTGGCAATGCCGTAGACGCCGCTGTAGCAGTACAATTTGCTTTGGCAGTAACTTTACCTCAGGCCGGCAACATTGGCGGTGGCGGTTTTATGGTTTATCGCTCGGCTAAAGGGCAAGCCGCAACGCTCGATTTTAGGGAAAAAGCACCAGCTAAGGCTACCGAAAGTATGTACCTGGATGCAAGCGGTAACGTAATTCCTAACAAAAGTTTATATACCCACCAGGCGGCCGGCATACCCGGATCGGTTGATGGCATGGTGCAGGCTCATCAAAAATATGGCAAGTTATCTTGGGCCGTATTGGTACAGCCGGCTATTGATTTGGCCCGTAAAGGTTTCAAAGTAACTGAGCATCTGGCTAACGACTTAAATCATAACCAAGCCGACTTTAGTCGCCTTAATTCGGCACGTACCAATTACTTTGCCAAGGCAACACCTTGGAAGGCCGGTGATGTTTTGATTTTAGAAGACCTGGCTAAAACTTTGACGTTAATACGCGATAAAGGCCGGGCAGGCTTTTATGAAGGTGCGGTAGCAGCACAAATTACGGACGAAATGAAAGCCGGTCAGGGTTTAATTTCGCAAGCCGATCTAAACAACTATCATTCGGTATGGCGTAAACCGGTTATAGGTAAATACAAGCAGTTTAGGGTAATTACTATGCCGCCGCCATCAAGCGGGGGGATTGCCTTGTTGCAATTGCTGCATAGTGTTGAGTCTTATCCCTTAAGCCGCTGGGGCCATAATCAGGATTCGACCGTTCAATTAATAACCGAGGCAGAACGCCGGGTGTATGCCGACCGGTCTAAATACCTGGGCGATCCTGATTTTTATAAAGTGCCTGTAGATAGCTTATTAAATCCGGCTTACATCACCGGCCGGATGGCTAATTTTAATTGGGCACAGGCTACACCAAGCAGCAGTATAAAACCAGGCAGCTTTGCCGGTTACGAAAGCGATCAAACTACGCACTATTCTATTGTAGATGCACAAGGCAATGCAGTTTCTATTACCACTACACTCAACGGTTCGTTTGGTAATAAGATTTTTGTAAAGGGTGCCGGGTTTTTACTGAACAATGAAATGGACGATTTTAGTTCCAAGCCTGGTGTACCTAACATGTATGGTTTGGTTGGCGGCAAAGCTAACAGTATACAGCCGGGAAAACGTATGCTATCTTCCATGACACCAACCATACTGGAAAAAAATGGAAAGTTGTTTATGGTTGTAGGCACCCCTGGCGGGTCTACTATTATTACTTCGGTGTTTCAAACCATATTAAATGTTGTTGAGTTTAACCAGGATGCACAGCAGGCAGTAAGCGCCAAACGCTTTCATCACCAGTGGTTACCAGATGAGATACAGACAGAAAATAACGCTCTGAATGATACCGTGATTAATAAACTGCAGCAAAAAGGATATAAAATTATTTCGCGTGGCAACATAGGCAGGGTAGATGCTATTGTGGTTACGCCAAAAGGTTTAAGCGGCGGTGCCGACCCTAGGGGCGATGACACCAAAGCTGGCTGGTAA